Proteins encoded together in one Eublepharis macularius isolate TG4126 chromosome 2, MPM_Emac_v1.0, whole genome shotgun sequence window:
- the BZW1 gene encoding eIF5-mimic protein 2 isoform X2, whose protein sequence is MLLEQSLIIAAMQRHSSTFWWLAECWVSVFNKLIRRYKYLEKGFEDEVKKLLLFLKGFSESERNKLAMLTGILLANGTLNASILNSLYNENLVKEGVSAAFAVKLFKSWINEKDINAVAASLRKVNMDNRLMELFPANKQSLEHFTKYFTDAGLKELSEYVRNQQSIGARKELQKELQEQMSRGDPFKDIILYVKEEMKKNNISEQTVIGIIWSSVMSTVEWNKKEELVAEQAIKHLKQYSPLLAAFTTQGQSELTLLLKIQEYCYDNIHFMKAFQKIVVLFYKAEVLSEEPILKWYKDAHLAKGKSVFLEQMKKFVEWLKNAEEESESETEEGD, encoded by the exons ATGCTTCTGGAGCAAAGCTTGATTATCGCCGCTATGCAGAGACACTCTTCGACATTCTGGTGGCTGGCGGAATGCTGGGTaagt GTCTTTAACAAGCTGATCAGGCGTTACAAATACCTGGAAAAAGGCTTTGAGGATGAAGTCAAAAAG TTGCTGCTATTCTTGAAAGGTTTTTCAGAGTCTGAGCGGAACAAGCTGGCCATGCTGACGGGTATTCTTTTGGCCAATGGGACACTTAATGCATCAATTCTCAACAGCTTATATAATGAGAATCTTGTCAAGGAAG GCGTTTCAGCAGCCTTTGCGGTAAAGCTGTTCAAATCATGGATAAATGAAAAAGATATCAATGCAGTGGCTGCTAGCCTCCGTAAAGTTAACATGGACAACAGGCTGATG GAACTTTTTCCAGCCAACAAACAAAGCCTTGAACACTTCACAAAATATTTCACGGATGCGGGATTGAAGGAACTTTCTGAATATGTGCGGAACCAGCAAAGCATAGGGGCTCGTAAAGAGTTGCAGAAAGAACTTCAGGAGCAGATGTCGCGTGGGGATCCATTTAAGGAT ATCATCTTGTATGTCAAGGAGGAGATGAAGAAAAACAACATATCGGAACAGACTGTGATAGGCATTATCTGGTCTAGTGTGATGAGCACTGTGGAGTGGAACAAAAAGGAGGAGCTGGTAGCAGAGCAAGCCATCAAGCACTTGAAG caatacagccctcTCCTCGCTGCCTTTACCACCCAAGGTCAGTCTGAACTGACGCTGTTGCTCAAGATTCAGGAGTACTGTTATGACAACATCCACTTCATGAAGGCCTTCCAGAAAATAGTGGTGCTCTTCTACAAAG CTGAGGTGTTAAGTGAAGAACCCATTCTCAAGTGGTATAAAGACGCACACCTTGCCAAGGGGAAGAGCGTCTTTCTGGAGCAAATGAAAAAGTTTGTAGAATGGCTCAAGAACGCTGAGGAAG aatcgGAATCTGAAACGGAAGAAGGTGACTAA
- the LOC129323627 gene encoding hemoglobin subunit alpha-like, with translation MELSEADKKRVRAAWAGLSSQMEDIGEEALRRLFTVHPQTKKFFRHFDLSPGSADVKALGKEVMDGLSRVVTHLDQPCRDLVGLRALVVGKLGLDSATFQRLAQSILQTLQAHSRGAESPEEAAALDRFMQQVAAALYS, from the exons ATGGAGCTCAGCGAGGCCGACAAGAAGCGCGTGAGGGCCGCCTGGGCCGGACTGAGCAGCCAGATGGAGGACATCGGCGAAGAGGCTCTCAGGAG GCTGTTCACGGTGCACCCACAGACCAAGAAGTTCTTCCGCCACTTCGACCTCAGCCCGGGCTCTGCAGACGTAAAGGCGCTGGGCAAGGAGGTGATGGACGGGCTCTCCAGGGTCGTCACCCACCTGGACCAGCCCTGCCGCGACCTAGTTGGGCTCCGCGCCCTGGTCGTGGGGAAGCTGGGGCTGGACTCCGCCACCTTCCAG CGGCTGGCGCAGAGCATCCTGCAGACCCTCCAGGCCCACAGCCGAGGCGCCGAGAGCCCCGAGGAGGCCGCCGCCCTGGACAGGTTCATGCAGCAGGTGGCCGCCGCGCTGTACAGCTAG